The following proteins are co-located in the Microbulbifer sp. VAAF005 genome:
- a CDS encoding glutamine synthetase beta-grasp domain-containing protein, producing the protein MSKLSFVEYLWIDEAGPMQQIRSKARALSLPDCPVVTDFPLWTFDRSKTEQLDDSDSDCFLNPIRVYRDPLRGLNDYIVLCEVLEEGKKIHLSNIRARIRKTLDCLERIIEPQLGFEQEYKLISDCYPFRFSGVEAFLLQRVYYCGVGSESVYGRKVAEAHAKACIDAGILISEIKTITLGQWVFRIGYRGIDGECCDALTIADDVWVARYLLNRVCERFMVRVFFSSKYLDDSWKGPCIRTKFSTAITRDPDKGQKALMNIVNALNGKFNVEHDDELIREARPVVRQGCVYLEGLHSGVNTDPYHIGYNLIASTIDDVDDADALRSLREAGLLLTKSHRDTEGSANTLRDRSGHTIPAKSEGVTRE; encoded by the coding sequence ATGAGTAAACTCAGTTTCGTGGAGTACCTCTGGATTGATGAAGCGGGTCCGATGCAGCAGATTCGTTCGAAGGCCAGAGCTCTTAGTTTGCCAGATTGTCCGGTAGTGACGGATTTCCCGTTGTGGACTTTTGACCGCTCCAAGACGGAGCAGTTGGATGATAGTGATTCCGACTGTTTCCTCAATCCAATTCGAGTCTATCGGGACCCACTACGTGGGCTAAATGACTATATCGTACTTTGTGAGGTACTTGAGGAAGGTAAAAAAATTCACCTGTCAAATATACGTGCCAGAATAAGAAAAACGTTAGACTGTCTGGAGAGAATTATTGAGCCACAGCTGGGTTTTGAACAGGAATATAAACTCATTTCTGATTGCTATCCGTTTCGTTTTTCAGGGGTTGAGGCCTTTTTATTGCAAAGGGTTTATTACTGTGGTGTAGGCAGTGAATCGGTTTATGGGCGAAAGGTTGCTGAGGCACATGCGAAAGCCTGTATCGATGCTGGAATTCTTATCAGTGAGATCAAAACCATAACGCTGGGGCAATGGGTATTCCGAATCGGTTATCGTGGTATTGATGGTGAATGTTGCGATGCGCTAACGATAGCGGACGATGTTTGGGTTGCCCGATACCTTTTGAATCGTGTTTGCGAAAGATTTATGGTGCGCGTATTTTTCAGCAGCAAATATCTTGATGACAGCTGGAAAGGACCTTGCATACGAACTAAGTTTTCGACCGCCATTACTCGAGACCCAGATAAGGGACAAAAGGCCCTTATGAATATTGTTAATGCGCTTAACGGGAAGTTCAATGTCGAACATGACGATGAACTTATTCGAGAAGCCCGGCCTGTCGTCAGGCAAGGTTGTGTCTATTTGGAAGGACTACACTCCGGGGTCAATACAGACCCTTATCACATCGGGTACAACCTTATTGCTTCTACCATCGATGACGTTGACGATGCTGATGCGTTGCGGTCACTGCGCGAAGCTGGCCTACTTTTGACGAAAAGCCATCGTGATACGGAAGGCAGTGCCAATACATTAAGAGACCGAAGTGGTCACACTATCCCAGCGAAAAGTGAGGGTGTTACCCGTGAGTGA
- a CDS encoding LysM peptidoglycan-binding domain-containing protein, with amino-acid sequence MDGESYTVASGDYLSSIAARAGVGLIELASWNLIDSPYTIYPGQQLRLSPPPSASVSPQKRLAKQATALKDVTPKGATIEHAPAAPHAKGFMNDDFYTVASGDYLYAIAARAGVSLKELARWNSIDPPYKIYSGQRLRLSPSPVDGSSITAVSSGVSPELVCAADGCRTGDGLLFQLRTRSYDEPLTVGTSKQSSSEELQPDRRVAIGLEKPGRAVAQGRFSVSLPDNGVIWATEDPALGRRDLSVSAPTMVPFENGAITRPVRFFVRSNYSSFVSRMELAVFRSTDVDLISPLAKVAVDVAPVAEAQWDSALPREIPFRVGDELVYVLRAFDVEGHVDETYPQRLQLVRPDEAERSQQLLRSSTERSFGSALSEEEAETQRLIDDVFDESNLRYQNIPIYGSRVRIQGRNIPAAHTLWINGDSYPVDLERKFVAEYLMPVGQYRFDVRLEGPGGSVVERELPIEVSGRYFFGVGIADVTVRENRASGPGRDLVLDGRDDDLLSDGRLAFYLKAKTKGKYLITAQADTQDRPLEDLFDGFTQADPQDVFRRLDPDLYYPTYGDDSTTSRDVDTMGRFYLRAEWDKNEALWGNYYTGITGTEYAQYGRSLYGAGLNWRSSSANPWGMRIPSCEYSAPRRRPRPATANSSVPAAACITCAIPTCCPAQITSYWRCATREPGWWSGASSCSAVLTTRLMNCKAVSC; translated from the coding sequence ATGGATGGCGAATCCTATACCGTCGCCAGTGGCGACTATTTATCTAGTATTGCTGCCCGGGCCGGTGTGGGCTTAATTGAACTCGCTAGCTGGAATCTCATTGATTCCCCTTACACAATCTATCCCGGACAACAGTTGCGTTTGTCGCCGCCGCCGAGTGCATCGGTGTCACCTCAGAAGAGGCTGGCGAAGCAAGCGACAGCCTTGAAGGATGTCACTCCAAAAGGCGCCACCATCGAACATGCCCCTGCAGCGCCGCATGCCAAGGGTTTTATGAACGATGACTTTTATACCGTTGCGAGCGGCGACTATTTATATGCTATCGCTGCCCGTGCTGGTGTGAGTTTAAAGGAACTCGCGCGCTGGAATAGCATCGATCCCCCCTACAAAATCTACTCCGGTCAGCGCCTGCGTTTGTCTCCGTCACCGGTTGATGGATCGTCTATTACCGCTGTTAGTAGTGGTGTGTCGCCGGAACTGGTGTGCGCTGCCGACGGTTGTCGTACCGGTGATGGATTGCTATTCCAGCTGCGTACTCGCAGTTACGATGAGCCTCTTACGGTAGGCACAAGCAAGCAGTCCTCATCCGAGGAGCTGCAACCTGATCGCAGGGTCGCAATCGGATTGGAAAAGCCGGGACGAGCTGTAGCGCAGGGGCGGTTCTCTGTGTCATTGCCTGATAACGGCGTAATCTGGGCTACCGAAGATCCCGCACTGGGCCGGCGCGACTTGTCGGTGTCGGCCCCCACCATGGTGCCATTCGAAAATGGCGCCATCACCCGGCCGGTGCGTTTTTTCGTGCGCAGTAATTACAGCAGCTTTGTCTCGCGTATGGAGTTGGCAGTGTTCCGCAGCACCGACGTCGACTTGATCAGCCCGCTGGCAAAAGTTGCGGTTGATGTAGCTCCAGTGGCGGAGGCTCAGTGGGATAGCGCGTTGCCCCGGGAAATTCCGTTTCGAGTCGGTGATGAATTGGTCTATGTACTGCGTGCGTTTGATGTTGAGGGGCATGTTGACGAGACCTATCCCCAGCGCTTGCAACTGGTACGTCCCGACGAAGCTGAGCGCAGCCAACAACTCCTGCGAAGTTCGACTGAACGCTCCTTCGGCAGTGCGCTGAGCGAGGAGGAAGCTGAGACCCAGCGCCTGATCGACGATGTGTTCGACGAGAGTAACCTGCGCTACCAGAATATCCCGATTTACGGATCGCGAGTGCGCATACAGGGCCGCAATATTCCGGCTGCTCACACCCTGTGGATCAACGGCGACAGCTACCCGGTCGACCTGGAGCGGAAGTTCGTTGCCGAGTACCTGATGCCGGTGGGCCAGTACCGCTTTGATGTCAGGCTTGAAGGTCCTGGGGGCTCCGTTGTCGAACGCGAGCTGCCGATAGAAGTGAGCGGGCGCTACTTCTTCGGTGTGGGCATCGCCGATGTAACTGTGCGAGAGAACAGGGCCAGTGGCCCCGGCCGCGACTTGGTGCTGGATGGCCGCGATGATGACCTTCTCAGTGACGGCCGGTTGGCGTTCTACCTAAAAGCCAAAACGAAGGGCAAATACCTGATCACCGCCCAGGCAGACACCCAGGATCGGCCCCTGGAAGATCTATTCGACGGATTTACCCAGGCCGACCCACAGGATGTCTTCCGGCGCCTGGATCCGGACCTGTACTACCCGACCTACGGGGACGATTCGACCACCTCCCGGGACGTCGACACCATGGGGCGGTTCTACCTGCGCGCCGAATGGGACAAGAACGAAGCGCTGTGGGGCAATTACTACACCGGAATCACTGGCACTGAATATGCGCAATACGGACGCTCGCTGTATGGCGCAGGGCTGAACTGGCGCTCAAGTTCGGCCAACCCTTGGGGGATGCGGATACCGAGTTGCGAGTATTCGGCTCCGAGGCGCAGACCGCGCCCGGCCACAGCGAATTCATCGGTACCGGCGGCAGCTTGTATTACCTGCGCCATACCGACGTGCTGCCCGGCTCAGATCACGTCGTATTGGAGGTGCGCGACCCGGGAACCGGGCTGGTGGAGCGGCGCATCGAGCTGCAGCGCGGTGCTGACTACGAGATTGATGAACTGCAAGGCCGTATCCTGCTGA
- a CDS encoding alpha/beta hydrolase, with amino-acid sequence MSEFWNCFTREKTDEQYNPVLWTHRLPTDLLLPSHAEFTGSRSLTYRKAIKDGLQTVSFGKGDYSGSMDVFRPDKVPENAPVVIYIHGGWWQWFSKEQFSFLAKPFNKEGFAVYMPGYRMATDWKNDTPMESIVAQMQWAVASVLKEAEEKGSPSVYLVGHSVGGQLVALLHQTDWSQFGVPVTAQRKFKGAFSLAGIFDVRPLVNSFFNDLIKMSMESAEKVSPQMLVSGIDTTRCPLHLIVPEFDTLEFFRQTKEYQEKMLEMDNPCYFKLANNRDHLDLIEKLVDDQDEVLAYMLENMKA; translated from the coding sequence GTGAGTGAATTTTGGAATTGCTTTACTCGTGAGAAAACGGACGAACAATATAATCCCGTTTTGTGGACACATCGCCTCCCTACAGATCTTCTTTTGCCGTCTCATGCAGAGTTTACTGGAAGTCGCAGTTTAACTTATCGCAAAGCGATTAAGGACGGTTTACAAACTGTCAGTTTTGGGAAAGGGGACTACTCGGGCTCGATGGATGTATTCAGGCCGGATAAAGTCCCTGAAAATGCTCCGGTTGTAATTTATATTCACGGTGGTTGGTGGCAGTGGTTTTCAAAAGAACAGTTTTCTTTTCTGGCCAAGCCTTTTAATAAAGAAGGATTTGCAGTGTATATGCCGGGTTACCGTATGGCCACGGACTGGAAAAATGATACTCCAATGGAGTCTATTGTCGCGCAGATGCAGTGGGCAGTGGCGAGCGTACTAAAAGAGGCCGAGGAAAAAGGATCTCCATCTGTATACTTAGTGGGGCACTCGGTTGGGGGGCAGCTGGTGGCATTATTACATCAGACAGATTGGAGTCAATTTGGCGTTCCGGTAACTGCTCAACGTAAATTTAAAGGTGCATTCTCCCTCGCTGGCATATTTGATGTTCGCCCATTGGTTAATAGTTTTTTCAATGATCTCATTAAGATGTCGATGGAATCTGCTGAAAAGGTAAGTCCCCAGATGCTAGTGTCTGGTATTGATACAACAAGATGCCCGCTACATTTAATAGTGCCTGAATTTGATACTCTGGAATTTTTTCGGCAGACCAAAGAGTATCAAGAGAAAATGCTAGAAATGGATAATCCCTGTTATTTCAAATTAGCTAATAATCGGGACCATCTTGATCTGATAGAAAAATTAGTCGATGACCAAGATGAAGTCCTTGCCTATATGCTTGAGAATATGAAAGCCTAG
- a CDS encoding OmpA family protein → MGKGVLQVLRVVLAIAFGLVGWSASTQAQVQPMPACDSSLYLTQTVVLNTPPTELIRFDTSSDPFGFTILGSAAGEVYNGTAFNPLDNYLYAIRRTTNILLRIGRDGSVQQLGAIQNLPVPDPDNFPAGYTSGEIDPIGNYYVRHTGPNNNLYRINISNRTAVRIPTSLTFQAQDLAWHNDRLYAVGSECLFCITGPLYEINPATGQTRKIGSSAQSPYPDFFGAMFGATNGVFGVNNDGGFYQFDTITGIGTMISDIRGTDTNDGAKCVTTSMSFPADLAISVDDGSEIYTAGDEVVYTIAVSNLGPFEAPGSIVNAPLPSGIPSANWTCSSGGGGGSCSTASGVGAINNISVNLPVGGSVTFTQSLSVPDDHTGELVNVATVDPPSSGVFFDPNLDNNTDDDVNITATILVSKSAIPSSGTAVSVEDTLDYTLTVDVDNAVTGRDVVLTDTLDNGLDPGPLPNGCSALGQQITCTLAAGAAIGSYTFAYSATVNEDATTEVDNSVITDTGDCGTCITNHPVDPTISVNKSASPASGTAVSVGDIVSYTLTVDVGNAVTDGDVVLIDTLGEGLDVDITSLPSDCSASGQEITCTLAAGAGIGSHTFDYSTTVSEDATTQVDNSVVTDTGDCGTCITNHPVDPTIRVSKSSSPASGMVVSVGDTLAYSLAVDVANAVTDGDVVLTDTLGEGLDVDITSLPSDCSASGQEITCTLAAGAGIGSHTFDYSTTVSEDATTEVDNSVVTDTGDCGTCITNHPVDPTILVSKSASPASGTAVLVGDTVSYTLTVDVANAVTDGDVVLTDTLDEGLDLGPLPSGCSASEQEITCTLAAGAAIGSHTFDYTATLNDNATTEVDNSVVPNTGVCETCSTSHPVLPRVQISKTSDPEDGIEVTVGDTVTYTLNVTVSNGPTTEVLTLSDTLSDGQSLLTDSIISPPGGNCLVASGGLECTLAVGTAPGVYLFSYQTLVDPDAGDTISNNVVASGGGGDDPDCTVCNTGHPVDNHLELRLVKTAGVGSARIGDLVRYVLTVENVGVVPVTDAALVDTPPPGFNYVEGSITVDDGDDAFELSPGRYPLRIGGLDIDVGEQATIAYVLRVGAGARLGTQINSAVVQSDTGDSISNVATAQVTVETGPLLDDSLIFGTVFDDRDADGWMDSAALTGVRVQGGFASSAYAPPVAGATAPLLQGITLGRITARQSEGDPVERHQIVIRNSLVEPAFTDDFVLTSDQGVTVRMDAAGNTWVEKSGEAAQGLNAAEPTVERRLFQSEEGLVVDYVISNAGIDERGLPGVRLASVEGVLIETDQYGRYHLVDVQGGERGYRNFILKVDPSTLSPDTVFTTENPLVRKITPGVPVRFDFGVHLPVTLLPGRTEEVELALGEVIFAPGSAEVRAEYRPAIARMAEEVDAYGGGEVVITADGRSQALAFQRAIAVRDLLLKQVEAEHAQMLRVTVRTEVHELVGGISAGELLLGTVLFDTDRSEIRPEFEELLDNVAAHLEEMGSGVVAVVGHTDVRASYQYNIALGLRRARSVYNALAMRLSPEVRSRIRVESSDDPTASVTLPVTSEDK, encoded by the coding sequence TTGGGTAAAGGGGTTTTGCAGGTGCTCCGTGTTGTGTTGGCCATTGCCTTTGGCTTGGTGGGTTGGTCGGCGAGCACGCAGGCACAAGTGCAACCAATGCCGGCATGTGATTCGAGCCTTTATCTGACGCAAACCGTGGTGCTAAACACGCCTCCAACGGAGTTGATTCGTTTCGATACGAGTTCGGACCCATTTGGATTCACTATTTTGGGAAGTGCCGCAGGGGAGGTCTATAACGGCACTGCATTCAATCCTTTGGACAACTATCTGTATGCCATCAGGCGTACGACCAACATTCTGTTAAGAATTGGCAGGGATGGGAGTGTCCAGCAACTAGGGGCTATACAGAATCTTCCAGTCCCCGATCCAGATAATTTTCCTGCGGGTTACACCTCAGGTGAAATCGATCCAATTGGTAATTACTATGTCAGACATACTGGTCCCAATAATAATCTCTATCGAATAAATATATCTAATCGTACCGCTGTTAGGATCCCTACGAGCTTAACTTTCCAGGCACAAGATCTGGCGTGGCACAATGATCGACTTTATGCCGTTGGTAGTGAGTGCTTGTTCTGCATCACGGGTCCGCTGTACGAAATTAACCCTGCAACGGGCCAGACGAGGAAGATTGGGTCTTCAGCGCAGTCGCCCTATCCGGATTTTTTTGGTGCCATGTTTGGTGCCACAAATGGCGTATTTGGAGTTAACAATGATGGAGGTTTCTATCAGTTTGATACGATAACCGGCATCGGCACCATGATCTCTGATATCCGGGGCACTGATACGAACGACGGTGCTAAATGTGTTACCACAAGCATGTCTTTCCCTGCTGACCTGGCAATATCCGTGGACGATGGCAGTGAAATCTACACTGCTGGTGATGAGGTCGTTTATACCATAGCCGTTAGCAATCTGGGGCCGTTTGAGGCTCCCGGCTCAATAGTGAATGCCCCCTTACCTTCAGGTATCCCCTCGGCCAATTGGACCTGTAGTAGCGGTGGTGGTGGTGGCAGTTGTAGTACTGCCAGCGGGGTCGGCGCCATCAATAATATATCCGTCAACCTGCCTGTGGGCGGCTCTGTAACGTTCACTCAAAGTTTGTCCGTTCCAGATGATCATACTGGTGAGTTGGTCAATGTGGCGACGGTGGACCCTCCCTCGTCGGGTGTGTTCTTCGACCCTAATCTTGACAACAATACCGACGATGACGTCAACATCACGGCGACGATCTTAGTCAGCAAGAGCGCGATTCCTTCTAGCGGCACGGCAGTCTCGGTCGAGGACACTTTGGACTATACGTTGACGGTGGATGTAGATAATGCCGTCACTGGTAGGGATGTGGTGCTGACCGACACCCTGGATAACGGCCTTGACCCAGGTCCTTTGCCAAATGGCTGTTCGGCATTGGGGCAGCAGATCACTTGCACCCTGGCTGCGGGCGCGGCCATCGGCTCATACACCTTCGCTTACTCCGCTACCGTGAACGAGGATGCGACCACCGAAGTAGATAACAGTGTCATCACTGACACTGGAGACTGCGGGACTTGTATCACTAACCACCCGGTCGACCCGACGATCTCAGTCAACAAAAGTGCGAGCCCTGCCAGCGGCACGGCGGTCTCGGTGGGTGACATTGTGTCCTATACCCTGACAGTGGATGTCGGCAATGCTGTCACCGACGGAGATGTGGTGCTGATCGACACCCTGGGTGAAGGCCTTGATGTTGATATTACCAGCCTGCCAAGTGACTGTTCGGCGTCGGGGCAGGAGATTACCTGCACGCTGGCTGCGGGCGCGGGCATCGGCTCACACACTTTCGATTACTCCACCACCGTGAGCGAGGATGCGACCACCCAAGTAGATAACAGTGTCGTCACAGACACTGGAGACTGTGGGACTTGCATCACTAACCACCCGGTCGATCCCACGATCCGGGTCAGTAAGAGTTCGAGCCCTGCCAGCGGCATGGTGGTCTCGGTGGGTGACACTCTGGCCTATTCCCTGGCGGTGGATGTCGCCAATGCTGTCACCGACGGGGATGTGGTGCTGACCGACACCCTGGGTGAAGGCCTTGACGTTGATATTACCAGTCTGCCAAGTGACTGTTCGGCGTCGGGGCAGGAGATCACCTGCACGCTGGCTGCGGGCGCGGGCATCGGCTCGCACACTTTCGATTACTCCACCACCGTGAGCGAGGATGCGACCACCGAAGTAGATAACAGTGTCGTCACAGACACTGGAGACTGTGGGACTTGCATCACTAACCACCCGGTCGATCCGACGATCTTGGTCAGCAAAAGCGCGAGCCCTGCCAGTGGCACGGCGGTGCTGGTGGGTGACACTGTGTCCTATACCCTGACGGTAGATGTTGCCAATGCTGTCACCGATGGGGATGTGGTGCTGACCGACACCCTGGACGAGGGCCTTGACCTCGGCCCTCTACCAAGTGGCTGTTCAGCATCGGAGCAGGAGATCACCTGCACCCTGGCTGCGGGTGCGGCCATCGGCTCGCACACTTTCGATTACACCGCCACATTAAACGACAACGCAACCACTGAAGTTGATAACAGTGTTGTCCCCAACACCGGAGTTTGCGAGACCTGTAGCACATCGCACCCGGTACTTCCGAGAGTGCAAATAAGCAAAACCTCAGATCCGGAAGATGGTATTGAAGTCACGGTAGGTGACACAGTCACCTATACGCTTAACGTGACGGTGAGCAATGGTCCGACCACCGAAGTGCTGACCCTGTCCGATACCCTGAGCGATGGTCAGAGTTTATTGACGGACTCCATCATCTCCCCACCAGGCGGAAACTGTCTTGTCGCGTCTGGTGGTCTCGAGTGCACTTTGGCAGTGGGTACTGCGCCAGGTGTCTACCTCTTTAGCTACCAGACTCTCGTGGACCCCGATGCAGGCGATACGATCAGCAACAACGTGGTCGCGTCGGGCGGGGGCGGAGATGATCCCGATTGCACCGTTTGTAACACCGGCCACCCGGTGGACAACCACTTGGAATTGCGGTTGGTCAAGACTGCAGGCGTGGGATCTGCACGGATCGGCGACCTGGTGCGTTACGTGCTGACCGTCGAGAACGTCGGCGTGGTGCCCGTGACGGATGCAGCTCTGGTCGATACGCCGCCGCCGGGATTCAACTATGTCGAAGGCTCGATAACCGTGGATGACGGTGATGATGCCTTCGAGCTGTCGCCCGGTCGCTACCCGCTCAGGATAGGTGGCCTCGACATTGATGTGGGTGAGCAGGCCACCATTGCCTATGTGCTGCGCGTCGGCGCTGGTGCTCGGCTTGGTACACAAATTAACTCGGCGGTGGTGCAAAGCGACACCGGTGATTCAATCTCGAATGTGGCCACCGCGCAGGTGACGGTCGAAACGGGCCCACTGCTCGATGACAGTTTGATTTTCGGCACGGTGTTTGACGACCGCGACGCCGATGGTTGGATGGACAGTGCCGCGCTGACGGGAGTGCGAGTGCAGGGTGGATTCGCATCCAGTGCCTATGCTCCCCCGGTGGCGGGTGCTACTGCGCCTTTGCTGCAGGGCATCACTCTGGGCCGTATCACAGCCCGCCAGTCCGAGGGTGATCCTGTAGAGCGGCACCAGATAGTAATTCGAAATAGTCTGGTCGAGCCCGCATTTACCGATGACTTCGTGCTTACCAGCGACCAGGGCGTGACCGTTCGAATGGACGCTGCCGGCAACACTTGGGTTGAGAAATCCGGTGAGGCAGCCCAAGGGCTTAACGCCGCCGAACCGACAGTGGAGCGTCGCCTGTTCCAGAGTGAGGAGGGGCTGGTCGTTGACTATGTGATCAGTAACGCCGGCATAGACGAGCGTGGCCTGCCGGGTGTCCGCCTCGCATCCGTGGAGGGTGTGCTGATTGAAACGGATCAGTACGGCCGTTACCACTTGGTTGATGTGCAAGGCGGCGAACGTGGCTATCGCAATTTTATCCTCAAGGTCGATCCATCCACGCTGTCTCCAGACACAGTTTTCACCACCGAAAATCCACTGGTACGGAAGATTACTCCAGGCGTGCCAGTGCGCTTCGACTTCGGTGTTCATTTGCCGGTAACCCTGTTGCCCGGCCGTACCGAGGAGGTTGAGCTGGCGCTGGGGGAAGTCATCTTTGCGCCGGGCAGTGCGGAGGTGCGCGCCGAGTACCGGCCGGCGATTGCCCGCATGGCTGAGGAGGTGGATGCCTACGGTGGCGGCGAGGTTGTCATCACTGCCGATGGACGAAGTCAGGCACTTGCTTTTCAACGTGCGATCGCAGTGCGCGACCTGCTGCTCAAGCAGGTTGAAGCAGAGCACGCACAGATGTTGAGGGTCACCGTGCGCACCGAGGTTCATGAGTTGGTCGGTGGTATCAGCGCGGGTGAGCTACTGCTGGGCACGGTGCTGTTCGACACCGACCGCTCCGAGATCCGACCGGAGTTTGAGGAGCTGTTGGATAACGTGGCTGCCCACCTGGAGGAAATGGGTAGTGGCGTTGTGGCAGTGGTGGGCCATACCGATGTGCGCGCCAGTTACCAATACAACATTGCCCTGGGTTTGCGAAGGGCCAGGTCTGTGTACAACGCCCTGGCTATGAGGTTGAGCCCGGAAGTGCGTTCCCGGATACGGGTCGAGTCCAGTGATGACCCGACAGCGTCTGTCACTTTGCCTGTCACTTCTGAAGATAAATAA
- a CDS encoding FG-GAP repeat protein, with the protein MYYVVSKLEPAAMILIRLLLGLVLSVVFILSTVFGGDDQGHAPTIMVEKVASPAVGSAFATHTSKYSAKANGGADVGVGNKVATDIGGDQKSNEFFSTRIGDFFNRSIALSANGLTLAVAAPDEASAVVGINDDHANSDSAGSGAVYVFSREDGTWHQQAYIKASNSDVFDRFGISVALSADGHTLIIGAYGEASATTGIDRGQMNNDSVGSGAVYMFVRADDSWHQQAYIETNHIETGDSFGGSIALSPDGHTLVFGTPNEDRAAIGIMSDQANDSAEDSGVVYLY; encoded by the coding sequence ATGTATTACGTAGTGTCAAAACTTGAGCCTGCTGCGATGATATTAATACGCCTGTTGTTGGGGCTTGTACTGTCGGTTGTTTTTATTCTGTCCACAGTCTTTGGCGGTGACGATCAGGGGCATGCCCCGACCATTATGGTCGAGAAGGTGGCCAGCCCAGCCGTAGGGTCGGCCTTTGCAACTCACACCTCTAAATACTCAGCCAAGGCAAATGGGGGGGCGGACGTCGGGGTGGGCAACAAGGTAGCCACCGATATAGGTGGTGACCAGAAGAGTAATGAATTTTTTAGCACTCGAATTGGTGACTTTTTCAACCGTTCCATAGCTTTAAGTGCGAATGGACTTACCCTTGCCGTGGCCGCCCCCGATGAGGCTAGCGCTGTTGTTGGTATTAATGATGACCATGCAAATAGTGATTCAGCTGGTTCTGGAGCTGTCTATGTATTTTCCCGTGAGGACGGTACCTGGCATCAACAAGCGTACATCAAGGCGAGTAACTCTGATGTCTTTGACCGTTTTGGTATCTCAGTAGCCCTGAGTGCAGATGGCCATACCCTGATCATAGGTGCCTATGGAGAGGCTAGCGCCACAACCGGTATTGATAGAGGTCAGATGAATAATGATTCAGTCGGTTCTGGAGCAGTTTATATGTTTGTCCGCGCGGATGATTCATGGCATCAGCAGGCGTATATTGAGACAAATCATATCGAGACAGGTGATAGTTTCGGCGGGTCCATCGCCTTGAGCCCGGATGGTCATACTTTAGTTTTCGGAACTCCCAATGAGGACAGGGCGGCCATCGGTATTATGAGCGATCAGGCCAATGACTCTGCGGAAGATTCAGGTGTCGTATATTTGTACTGA